A region of Candidatus Methylomirabilis tolerans DNA encodes the following proteins:
- the arsB gene encoding ACR3 family arsenite efflux transporter produces MSEQDITVATRLNVFERYLSVWVALCIVTGIAIGKASPGLVGFLSRMEVSHVNLPVAVLIWLMIYPMMLRIDFSAIRDVGRRPKGILIVLFVNWLVKPFSMAFLGWLFFKHLFAGIIGPSLGDQYLAGTIILAAAPCTAMVFVWSYLTDGDPAYTLVQVALNDLIMLFAFAPIVIFLLGVSNITVPYDVLFYSVILYIVIPLAAGAASRAALLRINGPAWFEGVFLARLKPVTIVALLATLVIIFAFQGEVILGKLSHIVLIAIPLLIQVYFNSGLAYGLAWRLRVPHSVAAPGALIGASNFFELAVATAISLFGLTSGATLATVVGVLVEVPVMLSVCSVCNRTRHWFAEPTAVPVVEPAKRPIGRRA; encoded by the coding sequence ATGAGCGAGCAGGACATCACAGTTGCGACGCGGCTGAACGTCTTTGAGCGCTACCTCTCTGTCTGGGTGGCGCTCTGTATCGTGACGGGTATCGCCATCGGTAAGGCCAGTCCCGGACTGGTGGGTTTCTTAAGTCGGATGGAGGTGAGTCACGTTAACCTTCCGGTCGCGGTCCTGATCTGGCTGATGATCTATCCGATGATGTTGCGGATCGACTTCTCTGCCATCAGGGACGTCGGGCGGCGACCGAAGGGGATCCTGATCGTCCTGTTCGTCAACTGGTTGGTCAAGCCTTTTAGTATGGCCTTTCTCGGCTGGCTCTTCTTCAAGCACCTCTTTGCCGGGATTATCGGTCCCTCGCTCGGAGATCAGTACCTGGCCGGAACGATCATTCTCGCTGCGGCCCCGTGCACGGCCATGGTCTTCGTCTGGAGCTATCTGACCGACGGCGACCCAGCCTACACGCTGGTGCAGGTGGCGTTGAACGACCTCATCATGCTCTTCGCCTTTGCGCCCATCGTCATCTTTCTCCTGGGCGTCTCGAACATCACGGTGCCGTACGACGTGCTGTTCTACTCAGTGATCCTGTACATCGTCATCCCTCTTGCAGCCGGGGCTGCCTCCCGCGCGGCGCTCCTTCGGATCAATGGCCCCGCGTGGTTCGAGGGCGTCTTTCTTGCGCGGCTCAAGCCGGTCACCATCGTGGCCCTCCTGGCCACCCTCGTCATCATCTTCGCCTTCCAGGGGGAGGTGATCCTGGGCAAACTTTCGCACATCGTACTCATTGCGATCCCTCTGCTCATCCAGGTCTACTTCAACTCGGGGTTGGCGTACGGGTTGGCGTGGCGGCTCCGTGTCCCACACTCGGTCGCGGCTCCCGGCGCGCTGATCGGCGCCAGCAACTTCTTCGAGCTGGCCGTCGCCACCGCCATCTCGCTTTTTGGCCTCACCTCCGGCGCGACATTAGCCACTGTGGTTGGGGTCCTCGTCGAGGTACCAGTCATGCTCTCCGTCTGCTCGGTCTGTAATCGCACACGCCATTGGTTTGCCGAGCCCACGGCGGTCCCGGTCGTCGAACCCGCCAAGCGCCCAATCGGCAGGCGGGCTTGA
- a CDS encoding metalloregulator ArsR/SmtB family transcription factor — MPSLISKGVEQAVRRFHALADETRLQIIERLRDGEQCVCDLSGILGTAQSLLSFHLKTLKDAGILRDRREGRWVYYSLNSEAIAELEEFIGSIKPRRGRGSLVVSNRCK; from the coding sequence ATGCCATCTCTGATTTCCAAGGGTGTCGAGCAGGCCGTGCGTCGGTTCCATGCGTTGGCCGATGAGACGCGCCTGCAGATCATCGAGCGCCTGCGTGACGGCGAGCAGTGCGTCTGTGACCTCAGCGGCATACTCGGGACGGCCCAGTCACTCCTTTCCTTTCATCTGAAGACGCTCAAGGACGCCGGCATTCTACGCGACCGACGGGAGGGACGGTGGGTCTACTACTCACTGAACTCAGAGGCGATTGCGGAGTTGGAGGAGTTCATCGGTTCAATCAAGCCGAGGAGGGGTCGCGGCTCGCTCGTGGTATCGAACCGGTGCAAGTGA
- a CDS encoding cell wall metabolism sensor histidine kinase WalK, with product MARIEGGFQRKLIGTYLLLVLVIVAVAGVYLYSSLERTPIDRLKASLQAQARLMSNEVHSVLLSRDTEQLQRLVQRLTQQVATRVTVIEAGGRVLADSERTLEQVALMDNHLRRPEVQAAISDGVGSILRRSDTLGVKMLYLAIPLRQNGVIAGVLRVAMPLSDLRDDLTLLRQTLIIGGLIALAAAVVLGFLFARQVTSPIAEMTAVARRMADGDFSRKISAVSSDEIGQLGNALNLMAKRLEDRLAALEEERTKGAAILDSMVEGVLAVDGMNRILFINASACRLFNISSVVAEGRPFLEVIRNKEMLDLLNQTLREGVFAPRELHIFTPVQRVLQVHASPLKGSERSAGALWVMHDVTELRRLEAARTEFVANVSHELRTPLTSVRGYLETLLEGALEDREHARPFLEVIHKHTERLGRLLDDLLDLSNLELGKIALHRYPMSLAEVVGSVMTIYGPQATKQKIELRTELPDDLPRVLADRDRIAQVLINLLDNGFKFTSKGGRVTVTAKIVRGSRFEVQGLESDTRRPTPETQGLSEAVEIAVHDTGIGIPSQDLPRITERFYRVDRARSREMGGTGLGLAIVKHLVKAHGGELLIESQLNQGTTVRFTLPIAAADPEAS from the coding sequence ATGGCACGGATCGAAGGCGGGTTTCAGCGCAAGCTGATCGGTACGTATCTCCTCCTGGTACTCGTCATCGTCGCCGTCGCCGGCGTCTATCTCTACTCCTCGCTCGAACGCACCCCGATCGATCGGTTGAAGGCGAGCTTGCAGGCCCAGGCTCGGCTTATGAGCAACGAGGTACATTCCGTCCTCCTCTCCCGAGATACCGAGCAACTTCAGAGGCTGGTGCAACGGCTTACTCAGCAGGTCGCGACCCGAGTCACGGTGATCGAGGCAGGAGGCCGAGTCCTCGCGGATTCCGAGAGGACACTCGAACAGGTCGCGCTGATGGACAATCACCTGCGGCGCCCCGAGGTCCAGGCTGCCATTTCCGATGGTGTAGGGAGTATTCTTCGTCGAAGCGACACCCTCGGCGTCAAGATGCTGTATCTGGCCATCCCCCTGCGACAGAATGGGGTAATCGCTGGGGTCCTCCGCGTTGCAATGCCGCTCTCTGATCTCAGGGATGATCTTACGTTACTCAGACAAACACTCATCATTGGGGGCCTGATTGCCCTGGCTGCAGCGGTGGTCCTGGGTTTCCTCTTCGCCCGTCAGGTGACCAGTCCCATCGCCGAGATGACGGCCGTCGCTCGCCGCATGGCCGATGGGGACTTCTCCCGAAAGATTTCCGCGGTCTCTTCCGATGAAATTGGCCAGTTAGGGAACGCCCTGAATCTGATGGCAAAGCGGCTGGAAGACCGCCTCGCCGCACTGGAAGAGGAGCGGACTAAGGGGGCTGCCATCCTTGACAGCATGGTAGAGGGGGTGCTGGCGGTTGATGGGATGAATCGGATTCTTTTTATCAACGCCAGCGCCTGCCGGCTTTTCAACATCTCGTCGGTCGTGGCGGAGGGCAGGCCATTTCTCGAGGTAATTCGTAATAAGGAGATGTTGGATCTTTTGAATCAAACCCTCAGGGAGGGGGTTTTCGCTCCTCGGGAGCTCCATATCTTTACCCCGGTGCAGCGGGTGCTTCAAGTGCACGCCTCTCCCCTCAAGGGCAGCGAACGATCAGCAGGCGCACTTTGGGTGATGCACGATGTGACCGAACTCCGTCGCTTGGAAGCGGCCCGTACGGAGTTTGTGGCCAACGTCTCTCATGAGCTCCGCACCCCCCTTACCTCAGTCAGAGGATACCTGGAGACCCTCCTGGAAGGAGCGCTCGAGGATCGGGAGCATGCCCGCCCGTTCCTCGAGGTAATCCACAAGCACACCGAACGTTTGGGTCGGCTCCTGGACGACCTGCTGGATCTCTCTAACCTCGAACTGGGGAAGATCGCCCTTCACCGGTACCCGATGAGCCTTGCCGAGGTGGTGGGAAGCGTTATGACAATCTACGGACCGCAGGCGACCAAGCAGAAGATCGAACTTCGGACCGAGCTTCCCGATGATCTACCGCGCGTCCTGGCCGACCGCGACCGAATCGCGCAGGTCCTGATCAACCTCCTGGACAACGGCTTCAAGTTTACATCAAAGGGCGGGCGAGTGACGGTCACGGCGAAGATTGTTCGAGGTTCAAGGTTCGAGGTTCAAGGTTTAGAATCCGACACCAGACGCCCGACGCCTGAAACGCAGGGCCTCAGCGAGGCGGTCGAAATCGCGGTGCACGATACCGGCATCGGCATTCCTTCCCAGGACCTGCCCAGAATCACCGAGCGGTTCTACCGGGTGGACAGGGCCCGTTCTCGAGAGATGGGTGGGACAGGACTTGGCTTAGCCATCGTCAAGCACCTGGTCAAGGCGCATGGTGGTGAGCTACTCATCGAAAGCCAACTAAACCAAGGGACCACAGTTCGCTTCACTCTCCCGATCGCCGCAGCCGACCCTGAAGCCTCGTGA